The window TGAGCGCCCCAATGTGCTGACCTGCCAGTTCGAGACCGAGTTCTTGGGCGTGCCGCAAGAGTGCCTGATCCTCACGATGAAGGCCAACCAAAAGTACTTCCCCCTGGTCGATGCATCGGGCAAGCTGACGAACCGTTTCTTGGTAGTGAGCAACATCACCCCCGACGACGCATCGTTGGTGATCGGTGGCAACGAGCGCGTGGTGCGGCCGCGCTTGGCCGATGCCAAATTCTTCTTCGACCAAGACCGCAAGAAAACGCTCGAATCGCGTGTCGAAGGCCTGTCCAAAGTGGTTTACCACAACAAGCTGGGCACCCAAGGCGAGCGCATGGCGCGGGTTTGCGCCATCGCCAAAGCCATCGGCCAGCAAGTGGGCGGCGATCTTCTGGCCGCGCAAGCCGAGCAGGCTGCCCGCTTGGCCAAGACCGATTTGCTGACCGACATGGTGGGCGAATTCCCCGAGCTGCAAGGCATCATGGGCGGCTATTACGCCCGCCACGATGGTTTGAGCAGCGATGTGGCCGAGGCCATTGAAGACCACTACAAACCTCGTTTTGCGGGCGACGACCTGCCGCGCAACAACGTCGGCTTGGTGGTGGCGCTGGCCGACAAATTGGAAACCCTGGTCGGCATGTTCGGGATCGGCAATGTGCCCACGGGCGACAAAGATCCGTTTGCGCTGCGCCGTCACGCTTTGGGCGTGGTCCGCATGCTGGTTGAAAAAGACGTGGCGCTGGGCTTGCCCGAATTGCTGGCCTTGTCGACGCCCGTGTTCGGCGACAAGATTTCTGGCGGTGCGGATGCCTTGATTGACTTCATCTACGACCGTCTGTCGGGCAGCCTGCGCGAGCAAGGCTTCAGCGCCCAAGAGGTCGATGCCGTCATGGCCTTGCGCCCCGCCCGTCTGGGTCAGGTCAACCAGTTCCTGTCGGCTGTGCGCGCCTTTACTGCGCTGCCTGAAAGCCCGGCCTTGGCCGCGGCCAACAAGCGCATCGGCAACATCCTGAAAAAAGCCGGTGAGGTCGATGCCCACGTCAACCCCGCACTGCTGCAAGAAGACGCCGAAAAAGGCCTGTACACCGCCATGCAAAAGTTGCTGCCCGAATCCGAGGCGCAGTTCAAAGCCGGTGATTACACCGCCAGCTTGCAAACCCTGGCTGCGCTGCGTGCCCCGGTGGACGCGTTCTTTGACGACGTGATGGTCAACGCCGAAGAAATGGACCTGCGCCTGAACCGCCAAGGCCTGCTCAAGTCGCTGCATGTGGCCATGAACCGCGTGGCCGATTTGTCGCGTCTGGTGGCTTGATCGCCTGAGCCCGCCAGCCCATGAACACCCACCTGAAACTGGTCATCTTGGACCGCGATGGCACCATCAACCGGGCCAGTGACGAGTTTGTCAAATCACCTGAGGAGTGGCACCCTTTGCCGGGCTCGCTGGAGGCGATCAGCCGCCTGAGTCACGCAGGTTTTCATGTGGTGCTGGCGACCAACCAGTCGGGTATCGGGCGGGGCTTGTTCGACATGGCCGCCCTCAATGCGGTGCATGCCCGCATGCTCAAGTCATTGTCGGCAGTGGGGGGGCGCATCGACGCGATTTTTTACTGCCCGCATGCGCCGGACGAAGGCTGTGCTTGCCGCAAGCCCGAGCCCGGTTTGCTCTTCCAAATACAGGAGCGCTACGGTGTGAGCTTGACCGGCGTGCCGTATGTGGGCGACAGCCTGCGTGACATGCAAGCGGCCGAGTCTGTGGGTTGTGTGCCGCACCTGGTGCGCACGGGTCGGCACCCCGATGCGACGGCCTTGACTTTGCCCCCCGCATTTCCCGCGGGCACGCAAGTGCACGCCGACTTGGCTGCTTTTGTGGATCACCTGCTGGGTGAAGCCGCTGCGGTCAGAGCCCTTTCCTGATTTGCTTTTACCGAGTTTCAGCGCCGTATGAACTTCATCCGCTCTCTGGTCCATGTGTTGTGGATGGCCATCACCGTCATCCCTTGGGCCCTGTTTGTGGTGCTGATTTCTTACTTTGTCAGCAGCACCCGCTTGTATTGGGTTTGTGTAGGCTGGTTGCGTTTGGCGGTCAACAGCGGCACCCGGATTTTGGGCATCCAAAACCGCATCCAGGGCATGGAGAACCTGCCCCTGGGCACCAAGGATCCCGCCGTCTTGCTGGTCAAACACCAGTCCACCTGGGAGACCTTTGTGATGCCGGTCATCATGCCGCACCCGCTGGCGTATGTGTTCAAGAAAGAGCTGTTGTATGTGCCTTTCTTTGGCTGGGCCATGGGCCGCTTGGACATGATCCACATCGACCGCAAGCAGCGCTCACGCGCCTTCGCCAAGGTGGTGCAGCAAGGCCGCCGCCTCATGCAAGAAGGTGTTTGGGTCATCATGTTCCCTGAAGGCACACGCATCCCGCGTGGCCAAAAAGGCGAGTACAAAAGCGGAGGCGCACGCTTGGCCATTGCGGCCGGTGTGCCCGTCATCCCGATTGCCGTGACCTCGGCGCGTTGCTGGCCCACACGGGCTTTTGTCAAAACACCGGGTGTGGTGGACATCTCGATTGGTCAGGCCATTTCGAGCGAAGGCCGCAGCGCTGAAGAGTTGATGCTGGAGGTCGAGACCTGGATCGAGTTCGAAATGCACCGACTCGATCCTGAGGCTTATCCTGAGCCTCACCCCCAGGCCACCATCGCTGCTTCCGGGCATTGAACTCAGCGGGGGCCAGCATGCGCGCGCCTTTGCAATTTGTGCTGGACTTTTTCACCGGGGGTGACCCGGTGCAGCCCACAACCCTTCCTTCATCGCCACCCAAAGTCTGGGTGCCTCCCGTGACGGACGCCCAGTCTGTCGCGCCACCCTCGACCTCGGGTGCTGTTGAAGGGTCCCAGCCCCAAACTGACGCCAGCCCTTGTGGCTTCACCCACCCCGCCGCCAACCGCCATGCCCAGTTGCAGGGTGTCATGGTGTCATTCAGGTTGGAGCGCTCGCGGCGCAAGAGCATCGGTTTTTTGGTGGGGGCCGATGGTCTGGTGGTGCGCGCGCCGGGCTGGGTGCCGCTGCGCGAGGTGGACGCCGCAGTGAAAGAAAAAGCAGCTTGGATTGTGGCCAAGCTGCAGCAGTTCAAAGAGCGGCAGACCGAACAGTTTCAAAAAGCCATCGAGTGGCGGCACGGAGCCGAGGTGCCTTTTTTGGGGCGCACAGTGCAGCTGTGTGTGCTTGAGCGCGGTGTGGGGCGTGTGCATGGGCAAGACTTAGCACCCGAGCAGGTGCTGCCCGTGACGGTGCCACCCGGTGCCTCGGTGACCCAGGTGCGCGACGCGGCCCAGGTTTGGCTCAAAAAACAAGCCAAGACCTTATTTGAAGCGCGGCTGCACCACTTCGCACCGCTGTTGGGTGTGCGTTGGCAAAAGCTCAGCCTGTCGAGCGCTAGCACGCGTTGGGGCAGTGCCCGCACCGATGGCCACATCCGCCTGAACTGGCGGCTGATCCACCTGCCGATCAGCCAGATCGACTACGTGGTGGTGCACGAGCTGGCCCACCTGCGCGAGATGAACCACAGCCCGCGCTTTTGGGAAACCGTGGGCGAGGTCATGCCCGACTACGCCGAGCGCCGCAAAGCCTTGCGCCAAGCCCCGGTGGACCTGAAAGAAGACTGAAGCTTGGCAGTCAACCTGACTTTGCAGACCCCACAAGTTTCGGTTTCGTGTTTTTACCTTGTCATCCCGGCCTTGAGCCGGGATCCATTGCAAGCACCAGGTGATTGCAAAGGGCCGTGGAGCGCACTGGATCCCGGGTCTTCGCCCGGGATGACAAAAGCTTCATGGATGCCTTAACAAGGAGTGCAGGATGTGCCTGCCATCAGGCCGAGTTGTTGCTGAACCGGATCACACCATCGGCCCCGCGTTCGCGGCGCATCTGGCCGGACAGCCACAGCAGGTTCAGGTGCGCCACGGCTTCGCCCAAAGCAAAGGTGGTCTGGTGCACATCGAGGGGGCGCTTGAACAGCACAGGCAAGAGCTCGTGGGCGCAGCACGCTTTCGCGCTGCAAGCTTGCAGCAGCTCGGCCAGGCGCTCGGCGTGGTGCGCCTTCAGTTGCGCAATGCGCGTGGCCGCGCCCTGGAAAGGCCGCCCGTGTGAAGGCAGCACCAAGGTGGTGTCGGGCAGCTGAGCCATCTTGTCCAGTGAGTCCAGGAACCACTGCAGCGGGTTGCCATCGGGCTCCATAGCGTAGACGCTGATGTTGGTAGAAATGGACGGCAACAGCATGTCACCGCTGATCAGCAACTGCTGCTGCGCATCGAGCAAAGCCATGTGTTCAGGCGAGTGGCCATAGCCGCTGATGCACTGCCAAAGGCGATCGCCGATGCGCACCTGCATGCCCGCCATCAAGCGCACATAAGCGCCAGGGATCTGGGGCACCATGCTGGGGTAATAACCCACCCGCGCTTGCACCTGCGCCAGTTCTTCGGCTTGGTTCCAGCCATGCGACTTGAAAAAAGCCACCGTGGGCGCACCGCCAAAATTGGACATCCCGCTGCAAGCGAGCAGGGCCGACTGGTATTCGCTGGTGCTCATCCACAGCGGCGCTTGCCAGCGCTCGCACAGCCAGTGGGCCAGGCCCATGTGGTCGGGGTGCATGTGGGTGACCAGCACGCGCAAGATGGGCAGGCCCTGCAGCACCTGCGCCTCCACGTCTTGCCAGGCCTGGCGCGTCGCCGGGTTGTCGATGCCGCAGTCCACGGCGGTCCAGCCTTCATGCAGCACGTCCGGCTGGGCGGGGTCGGGCAGACGGTCGCGCAGCAGCCACAGGTTGATGTGGTTGAGCGCAAAGGGCAGGCCCATGCGCAGCCAGAAAACACCGGGCGCGACCTCAATGGCTCCGCCCACAGGGGGCAGTTGCTCCGCCATGGGGTACTGCAAGGGGGTGCCGTCGACGCGGGCGCTGGGGGCTGGCATCACGCGGTCTGTGGGCAAAGTGGACATGCGTCAGGGGCTTTGGGTTAGCATTCGGGCGTTTGACGTTGACGTCAACGTCAAAGACAATTTTCATTGTAGGGGCGGGTTTTTTGCAGGCCTGTCCCGCTTGCGCAAGCTCAAGGGACTCCACGCCATGGCGAACACGTACACGATCAGCGATCTGGCCCAGGAATTTGACCTGACCACACGGGCTATTCGCTTTTACGAAGACATGGGCCTGCTCGAACCCGAGCGCTCGGGGCCCGGCGGGCGCAACCGCGTGTACTCGGCGCGCGACCGCACCCGCCTCAAACTCACCTTGCGGGCCAAGCGACTGGGCCTGTCGCTCAATGAGGCCAAAGACCTGATCGACATGTACGACAGCCCCCGCGACACGGTGCCGCAGCTCAAGAAATTCCTCGTGGTGCTGGCCGAACACCGCCAGCAACTGGAGTCGCAGCTGGCCGATCTGGAGGCCACCCTGGACGAGGTCAAAACCCACGAAAAGGAAACCCGCAGTTTGCTGACCAAGGCCAACAAGGTGGGGGCTGGCGCCTGACAGCTTGGCGTGGCGGTGGGTCAAGTCAAGGCCCGGTTTTGGTTGACGTTGACGTAAACGTCAATTAAAGTCTGGGTTTGATGTCAAGCACTGGATGTGATGTGAGCACTGCCCCCTCTTCAGACCCGTCAACCCTTGCAGCCGGTGCGGCCCAAGACCGTGCAGCCCATGAGCGCGTGGCGCTGAGCTTGGCCCGACAGGGCATGATGAATCACTTGGGTGTTCGCCTCTTGTCGGCAACGGTCGGGCAGGTGGAACTGGCGGTGCCCTACAGCGACAAAGTGACGCAGCAGCAAGGGGGCTTTCACGGCGGTGCCATTGGCGCACTGGCGGACATCGCCGCCGGTTACGCGGCTTTGACCGTGTCGCCCGAAGGCATGGAGGTCACCACCGTGGAATACAAGATCAACTTCCTCTCCAACTTTCAAGGCGGCGAGATTCACGCCACCGGCCGTGTCACCAAAGCGGGCAAACGCATCATCGTGACCAGCGCCGAAGTGGTACACATCAACGACAGCGGCCAACGCTCGGACTGTGCTGTGATGCAGTCGACCCTGGTGCCTGTGCCCAAAACTTACTAGTGGGTTGTTCAGCGTTGGGCGTTCAGCGTTCAGCGTGAAAACCACCGCAACTGAACAAACAACGCTCAACGGAGAAACCATGAACAACTTGCCCGGCCTGAATTTCCAACTCGGTGAAGACATCGACGCCCTGCGCGACGCGGTGCGCGACTTTGCCCAAGCCGAAATCGCGCCCCGTGCTGCTGAGATCGATCGCAACGACCAGTTTCCGATGGATCTGTGGCGCAAGATGGGCGATCTGGGCGTGCTGGGCATCACCGTGGGCGAGGAATATGGCGGCGCGAACATGGGCTATCTGGCGCACATGATTGCGATGGAAGAAATCTCCCGTGCCAGCGCCTCCGTGGGCCTGAGCTACGGCGCGCACTCCAACCTGTGCGTCAACCAGATCAAGCGCAACGGCACCCCCGAGCAGCGCGCCAAATACCTGCCCAAACTCATCAGCGGCGAGCATGTCGGCGCCTTGGCCATGTCCGAACCCGGCGCGGGCTCGGACGTGCTGAGCATGAAGCTCAAGGCCGAAGACAAGGGCGGTTACTACCTGCTCAACGGCTCCAAGATGTGGATCACCAACGGCCCGGACGCCGACACCCTCGTGGTGTACGCCAAGAGCGAGCCCGAGCTGGGCGCACGCGGTGTGACGGCCTTCCTGATCGAAAAAGGCATGAAGGGTTTCAGCATTGCGCAAAAGCTCGACAAGCTGGGCATGCGCGGCAGCCACACGGGCGAGCTGGTGTTCAACAACGTGGAAGTGCCCGCTGAAAACATCCTGGGTGGTCTGAACAACGGTGCCAAGGTGCTGATGAGCGGCCTGGACTACGAGCGTGCTGTGCTCACAGGCGGCCCGCTGGGCATCATGCAGGCCGTCATGGACAACGTGATCCCCTACATCCACGACCGCAAGCAGTTTGGCCAGAGCATCGGCGAGTTCCAGCTGATCCAGGGCAAAGTGGCCGACATGTATACCGTGCTGCAGGCGGGTCGCTCGTTCGCCTACACCGTGGCCAAGAACCTCGACCTGCTGGGCGCCGAGCATGTTCGCCAAGTGCGCAAGGACTGCGCCAGCGTCATCTTGTGGACCGCCGAAAAAGCCACCTGGATGGCGGGCGAAGGCGTGCAGATTTTTGGTGGCAACGGCTACATCAACGAATATCCGCTGGGCCGCTTGTGGCGTGACGCAAAGTTGTACGAGATCGGCGCGGGCACCAGCGAGATCCGTCGCATGCTGATCGGCCGCGAGTTGTTTGCAGAAACTTGCTGAGGCCAGCCAAGCCTGCCCGCTTCTTGCAAATGCCGGTGACAATTACGCCATGACTTCCTCACTGCAAAACCTTCTCGACAACAACCGCCAATGGTCCGCGCGCATGGTGCGCGACGACCCGGCGTTTTTCACCCGCCTGGCCAATCAGCAAACCCCCAAATACCTGTGGATCGGCTGCTCCGACAGCCGCGTGCCCGCCAACCAGATCACTGGACTGGAGCCGGGTGAGGTGTTCGTTCACCGTAACGTGGCCAATGTGGTGGTGCACTCGGACCTGAACGCCCTGTCGGTCATCCAGTACGCGGTCGACGCCCTCAAGGTCGAGCACATCATGGTCGTGGGGCATTACGGTTGTGGTGGTGTTCTGGCCACGCTGCGGGGCCTGCGTGTGGGCTTGGCTGACAACTGGCTGCGCCATGTGCACGACGTCAAGGTGCGCCACCGCCGCCGCTTGGACCACCTGCCCGTGCTGGCGCAGGAAGACGCCTTGTGCGAGATGAACGTGATCGAACAGGTGGGCAACGTGGCCCTGACCAATGTGGTGCAGGACGCTTGGGCGCGGGGCCAAAAACTCAGCGTCCATGGCTGGTGTTATGGCATCAAAGACGGGCTGGCCAAGGACCTCGGTGTGAGCATGAGCGGTGCGCACGAAGTGGTGGACGTGTTCCGCAGCGCCTTCAAGCGTTACCCCCGGGGCGAATGAGCTCGGTCTGAACATGAGCTTGGCAGAACTTCTGGAGTTGGGCAGTTATGCGGTGACCGTCTTCGGTCTGCCCTATGCTGTCTGGGTGTTCTGGCTGGAGCAGCGCAAGGAGCGAGAGAATGAAGAAGAAGAGGCCTACCAGCACCTCTCAGACGCTTACAACGATTTTTTGAAAGTGGTGCTGGACCACGCCGATTTGCAGCTGCGCACCACGCAGGCCTTGCACGATCCCACACCCGAGCAGCGCGAACGCATGATGACCATCTTCGACATGCTGATCGCCTTGTTCGAGCGGGCCTACCTGATTGCTTATCGCGAAACCATGAGCGCCACCGAACAGCGGCGCTGGAACTCCTGGGACGACTACATGCGCGAGTGGTGCAGGCGCGACGATTTCCGTTTGGCCTTGCCGCTCTTGTTGCGCGGTGAAGACCCCGACTTCGTGGCCTACATCCGCCGCATTGCCGAAGAAGAAACTGGCGAGCACCTCATCCTTGCCGACATCCACAAACACACACATCCTTGAAAGGCTTCTCCATGTCACACGATCCCATCGTCATCGTCAGCGCTGCCCGCACCCCCATGGGCAGCTTTCAGGGCGACTTTTCTGCACTGGCCGCCCACGACCTGGGTGGTGCTGCTATCAAGGCTGCTATTGAGCGCGCTGGCATCAGCCCCGAGCTGGTCACCGAAGTGCTGTTTGGCAACTGCCTGATGGCGGGCCAAGGTCAGGCGCCAGCACGTCAGGCGGGCTTCAAAGGCGGTTTGCCCAAAAGTGCAGGCGCGGTCACCTTGTCCAAAATGTGTGGCTCGGGCATGCGTGCGGCCATGTTCGCGCACGACATGCTGGTGGCCGGTACGCATGATGTGCTGGTGGCGGGCGGCATGGAAAGCATGACCAATGCGCCTTACCTCATGCTCAAAGGTCGCAGCGGCTACCGCATGGGCCACGACCGCATCTTTGACCACATGATGCTCGACGGTCTGGAAGACGCTTACGAGCCCGGCCGCAGCATGGGCACCTTTGGCGAAGACTGCGCTGCCAAGTACAGCTTCACCCGAGCCGAGCAAGACCACTTTGCCACCACCAGCGTGCAGCGCGCCAAGGCCGCGACCGAGTCGGGCGCCTTTGCCACCGAGATCACGCCCGTGACGGTGAAAGACCGCAGCGGCGAGCGCGTGGTGTCCATCGACGAAGGCCCCGGAAAAGTCAAACTCGACAAGATCACATCGCTCAAGCCCGCCTTCAAGAAGGACGGCACCATCACCGCCGCCAGCAGCTCGTCCATCAACGACGGTGCGGCCGCCATGGTGCTGATGCGCGAGAGCACCGCCGCCAAGCTCGGCTGCAAACCGCTGGCCCGCATCGTGAGCCACGCCACCCACGCGCAAGAGCCCGAGTGGTTTGCCACTGCCCCAGTGGGCGCAACCCAAAAGGCGCTGGCCAAAGCGGGCTGGAAGGTCGAAGACGTCGACCTGTGGGAAGTCAACGAGGCTTTTGCCGTGGTGCCCATGGCGCTCATGAAAGAGCTGAACGTGCCGCACGACAAGGTCAACGTGAATGGCGGTGCTTGCGCGCTGGGCCACCCGATTGGCGCGTCTGGTGCACGCATCATGGTCACATTGATCCATGCGCTCAAGGCCCGTGGCCTCAAAAAAGGCCTGGCCACTTTGTGCATTGGCGGCGGCGAAGGCACGGCGGTGGCCCTAGAGCTGGTCTGACGGATGCCAACGGTCCTGCTCATCGGCGCATCGCGCGGTATTGGTTTTGAACTGGCACGCCAGTTCATCGACCACGGCGCTCGCGTGATCGCCACCGCCCGGTCGGACGAGGGGGTGGCACGGCTTAAGGCGCTGGGCGCACAAACCTTGCGGCTCGATGTGGCCAATCCGGCCAGCAACTCGGGCCTGTCTTGGCAACTCGACGGCGAGAAGATCGATCTCGCCATTTACGTGGCGGGTGCGATGGACCGCGCCAGCGCCAGCACGCCGCCGACCCGAGACAGCTTTGACGCGGTCATGCACACCAACGTGATGGGCGCCATGCAGGTTATTCCTCAGATCGTGCCCATGGTGCAAGAAGCGCAAGGCGTCATAGCCTGCATCAGCTCCATCATGGGCAGCCAACAAGAGACCACGAGCGGTAACGCCGCGCTCTACCGCGTGAGCAAGGCCGCGCTCAACATGGTGGTGCGTTGCACCCAGGCGGAGCAGCCAGACATCACCGTGCTGGCCATCCACCCCGGCTGGGTGCAGACCGACATGGGCGGTGCGGCTGCACCGCTGACACCCGAGCAAAGCGCGAGCAGCCTGCGCCAGACGCTGAACCATGTCCTTGAACAACGCGACCCGAAATACCGGGGCGCATTTTTGAACCACGATGGCAGCACGCTGCCCTGGTGAACCGACTCTGAAAGACCGACATGCTGCTGACCCCCGACCAGGAAATGATCCGTGACGCCGTGCGTGACTTTGCCCAGCGCGAGCTGTGGCCCCATGCCGCCGAGTGGGACAAGAAGCACCACTTTCCCAAAGAAGCGCACAAGGGCCTGGCCGAGCTGGGTGCGTACGGCATTTGTGTTCCCGAAGAGCTGGGCGGTGCGGGCCTGGACTATGTGACGCTGGCGCTGGTGCTTGAAGAAATCGCAGCCGGTGACGGCGGCGTCAGCACCACCATCAGCGTGACCAACTGCCCTGTGAATGCCATCTTGATGATGTACGGCAACGCCGCGCAAAAAGCGCAGTGGCTCACGCCGCTGGCTCAGGGTCAGATGCTGGGTGCGTTTTGCCTGACCGAGCCGCATGTGGGCTCGGACGCGTCGGCCCTGCGCACCACGGCCGTGAAAGACGGTGACGAGTACGTGATCAATGGCGTCAAGCAGTTCATCACCAGCGGCCAACACGGCGATGTGGCGGTGGTGATTGCCGTGACCGACAAGGGTGCGGGCAAGAAAGGCTTGAGCGCCTTTTTGGTGCCCACCAGCACCCCGGGTTATGTGGTGGCGCGCCTCGAAGACAAGCTGGGCCAGCACAGCAGCGACACCGCGCAGATCAATTTTGACAACTGCCGCATCCCCGCCGAGAACCTGATCGGCCAAGAGGGCGAGGGTTACAAAATCGCCCTGTCGTCTTTGGAGGGCGGGCGCATCGGCATCGCCGCACAAAGCCTGGGCATGGCCCGCAGTGCACTCGATGTGGCCATCGACTACGCCAAGCAGCGCGAGAGTTTTGGCACGTCCATCTTCAACCACCAGGCGGTGGGTTTCCGTTTGGCCGACTGCGCTACGCAGCTGGAGGCGGCGCGCCAGCTGATTTGGCACGCAGCCAGCTTGCGCGACGCGGGCCGCCCTTGCCTGAAAGAAGCCGCCATGGCCAAGCTGTTTGCCAGCGAAGCGGCGGAAAAAGTGTGTTCTGCGGCCATCCAGACCCTGGGTGGCTACGGTTATGTGAGCGACTTTCCGGTCGAGCGCATTTACCGCGATGTGCGTGTGTGCCAGATTTACGAAGGCACCAGCGACGTGCAGAAAATCATCATCCAGCGCGGGCTTTGATCGTACGAATGACCAGTTGACGCTGGCCCTTCACGTATCATCGCGGCCCATGAACATCATCATCCTGGGCGCGGGCCGTGTGGGCGAAAGCGTTGCTGAAAGCTTGGTTTCCGAGCAAAACGACATCACTGTCATCGACCAAGACCCCGAGCGATTGCGCCTTTTGCAAGAGCGCCTGGACTTGCGCGGTGTGGTGGGCAACGGCATTCAGCCTTCGGTTTTGCATGAGGCCGGGGCACAAGATGCCGACATGTTGATCGCTTGTGCGCCCGCCGATGAGGCCAATTTGGTGGTTTGCAAGATCGCCCACGATGTGTTCAATGTGCCCACCACCATCGCCCGTTTGCGTTCGCCCGAGTTCAACGAGGGCGACGCCTTGCTGGGCAAGTCAGGTTTTGCGGTGGACCATGTGATTTGCCCCGAAGAGTCGGTGACGCGATACATCGAACAGCTGATCCAGTACCCCGAGGCCTTGCAGGTGCTCGAATTTGCCGAAGGCCGCGTGAGCCTGATCGTGGTGCGTGCGGCGGCCGACAGCTTGCTGGTCAACCACACCATTGCCGAATT is drawn from Limnohabitans sp. 63ED37-2 and contains these coding sequences:
- a CDS encoding SDR family oxidoreductase, with protein sequence MPTVLLIGASRGIGFELARQFIDHGARVIATARSDEGVARLKALGAQTLRLDVANPASNSGLSWQLDGEKIDLAIYVAGAMDRASASTPPTRDSFDAVMHTNVMGAMQVIPQIVPMVQEAQGVIACISSIMGSQQETTSGNAALYRVSKAALNMVVRCTQAEQPDITVLAIHPGWVQTDMGGAAAPLTPEQSASSLRQTLNHVLEQRDPKYRGAFLNHDGSTLPW
- a CDS encoding acyl-CoA dehydrogenase family protein; protein product: MLLTPDQEMIRDAVRDFAQRELWPHAAEWDKKHHFPKEAHKGLAELGAYGICVPEELGGAGLDYVTLALVLEEIAAGDGGVSTTISVTNCPVNAILMMYGNAAQKAQWLTPLAQGQMLGAFCLTEPHVGSDASALRTTAVKDGDEYVINGVKQFITSGQHGDVAVVIAVTDKGAGKKGLSAFLVPTSTPGYVVARLEDKLGQHSSDTAQINFDNCRIPAENLIGQEGEGYKIALSSLEGGRIGIAAQSLGMARSALDVAIDYAKQRESFGTSIFNHQAVGFRLADCATQLEAARQLIWHAASLRDAGRPCLKEAAMAKLFASEAAEKVCSAAIQTLGGYGYVSDFPVERIYRDVRVCQIYEGTSDVQKIIIQRGL